The genomic window ATTTGCATCATATgtattgttttcgttttttaacACTTTTCGTGGTGTGCcgtaaatattttgtcaaaATTTTCAAGTGCTCGCGCAGAGAATGTTAGGTGACAGTTTAAGAAACGACTGGCTCCTCTGGCCCCCTGCCCTCCAGCTGCTCAACTTTCCCTCgccacagcagcaggagcaggaaccTGGTCCTTTGGTTCGGTACGAGTATCCTTCGATACCCCAGCTGCGCCTGGCAGCCCGTAGATTGGGGCCTTCGCGTTTGGTTGTGGAAGGTTCCGGCGAGGGCTCCGGTGGACAGGAGAACGGAAGTGGCGCCTCACCGAGAGTGATCTTTGTGCGGAGGTGCTACATGATGGCCGGCCTGTTCTCGATCAACACTGCGATCCCCGCCATAATCCTGTCCGAGGCCATTCCTCCGCATACAGATCTCATAATGCCAGGCTTCATTTGCGCCATGGTTTCCCTAATGGTGCTCTTTGTCTTCTGTCTCTCGGCCAAGTTGCGGAAGTTCTATTGGTTCAGCTTCATCATGGCCGGGCTGTTTGTGAGTCTGGCAGGATTGGGCGTGAATCTGCTTCTCGTGGAGCGGATTATTGTCCGCGTGTGCAGTGCCCTCCTGGCGGCGTCTGCCATGACTGTGATCTGCTATTGCGCTGGTGCATGGTTACCCAAGATCATTCTGCCCGGAGAGAAGACTATGTTTCTCCTGCTCGTCATCTTCGTGATGGCCTCCATCTTTGTGATGACCGTGTTTATTTTCACGGACAATTGGATCTACCAGCTGGTGTACTTCTCGTTATTGGCCACTTTGCTAATACCCGCATCCGTTTATCACGCTCAAGTGGTTCATTCCCGGCGATTCCAGCTGCCGGAATACGAATTTGTGATTTGCGCCGTCAACGTGTATCTGCACTTTCTGCTGTTCTTTGCGGCCTTCTACTTTGTCATCTGGCCGACCAAATGGTGACGAATTCAGGGACTTGGAGTCCTTAGGAGACTGGTTACTACTGAAGGTCCTTAAACGGAATGATGGCCATGTAGTTAGCTGAATCTACTGTTTTTGGCTAAATAAAGGAACACTTTTGTAGCCATAATGTTAATATATATCTCAGCAAGAGTATCAgtacaatatttttatacagcacttatttcttaaaataaaaatattattttgttaaataaaaaggaaaaagaacGTTATGATGAGAAAGATAgcaatttgttaataaaagATGTAGCAGAGCTGCTCTGCCGGGAGATAAGTGTCAGGGTGCAGACCAGACGTAGTCTCAACACTCAGTCCATAAGGATTTCACCGGGATGGACAACATCTACCACCAGGACAGCGTCCGGCCGACAATCACGCAGCTGGACCCGATAACGCAGTTCATCCGCAGCATCTACAACATTGGACTGATCTTCATCGGAATTACGGTGGGCGCCTGGCTGCTGCTCGTGCTGACCAATACTCACCTGCACACGCACCTTCCGTTTCCCAGCTACGTCCTGGCCGCCATTGTTTTCCTGGTGATAATATGCATGCACTGCATCCCAAGGTTATCCTACTACTGGTTCACCAAGTGGTTTCCGGCTAGCGTGGTGGTTGTGTGCACCACCTTGTTCGGCACCTATCTGATTGACGACTTGACCACGTTCGTCATCATTGGCGTGATGATCGGCGTGGCGCTGATCATACTGATTCTCAACTTCGCGGGTGCCATGTGTCCGCAGGAGTTCCTGCCCGGTGGTGTCTGTTCCACGCTGCTAATGATGGCCCTGCTGTTGTGCTTGTTCATCGTTGGAATCGTCCAGATCTGCACCGGAAATGTGTTCGTACTCGATGCCTTCGCTAGCATTTTGTTCGTGATGGTGGTCATAGCCATTCCCATCCAGGCGCAGCTCAACCACTGCCGCCTGGACACCGTGGAGATTGTTCCCAAGGAGCACCTCATGGTCTGCACCCTGACCTTATACCTGCACTCCAtgatcttcttcttctgcgtGTGCT from Drosophila yakuba strain Tai18E2 chromosome 2L, Prin_Dyak_Tai18E2_2.1, whole genome shotgun sequence includes these protein-coding regions:
- the LOC6527789 gene encoding uncharacterized protein LOC6527789, translated to MLGDSLRNDWLLWPPALQLLNFPSPQQQEQEPGPLVRYEYPSIPQLRLAARRLGPSRLVVEGSGEGSGGQENGSGASPRVIFVRRCYMMAGLFSINTAIPAIILSEAIPPHTDLIMPGFICAMVSLMVLFVFCLSAKLRKFYWFSFIMAGLFVSLAGLGVNLLLVERIIVRVCSALLAASAMTVICYCAGAWLPKIILPGEKTMFLLLVIFVMASIFVMTVFIFTDNWIYQLVYFSLLATLLIPASVYHAQVVHSRRFQLPEYEFVICAVNVYLHFLLFFAAFYFVIWPTKW
- the LOC6527790 gene encoding uncharacterized protein LOC6527790; this translates as MDNIYHQDSVRPTITQLDPITQFIRSIYNIGLIFIGITVGAWLLLVLTNTHLHTHLPFPSYVLAAIVFLVIICMHCIPRLSYYWFTKWFPASVVVVCTTLFGTYLIDDLTTFVIIGVMIGVALIILILNFAGAMCPQEFLPGGVCSTLLMMALLLCLFIVGIVQICTGNVFVLDAFASILFVMVVIAIPIQAQLNHCRLDTVEIVPKEHLMVCTLTLYLHSMIFFFCVCYFILVEERKEAMRQTTEGPKISLENDFD